The Atribacter laminatus genome contains the following window.
GTGCAACATTCCGATTTCACCAGACCAATTTCCAATTGAGAGTGACGATGAGGCGAAACTTGCCAATTAGCAGGGAAGGGAGGACCATTAATAATAGCGTAATCTTGTGCTCCCCGACTTTTTAGAATATCAATATTCTTTAATTCAAGAGCTATTTGAACCACTCCATATCTTCAGAACTATCTATTCATTGTATCGACCATCTTCCTTTTTGACAAGAATTTCAGCGAAAAATGGTTGTAAAAAAAATGAGAATGATTAAAAATAGATAAGGAAGAAGCGTTAGTTGAATGGAGTTATACCCTAAACTTTTAGTTGTGAAAAGTATCTGTTCAAAGAACTGAAAATTTATATTCCATCATTAAGGAGAGGGCTATGAAAATTGGGATCGATAGTTATTGTTATCATCGGTATTTTGGCGAAGTATATGATTTCCAACAAAATCCTGGAAAAAGAATAACCTTTGACCAATTTTTAAAGCGGTCGAGTGAACTTGGGGTTGATGTTGTTTCCCTTGAAACTTGTTTTTTCCCTGAAAACGAAAAAGATTTTTTGAAAAAGTTGAAAGATCAATTAATTGAGTTAAAGTTGGATCCAGTGGTGGCTTGGGGTCATCCTGATGGTTTTGAAGGTGGGAAAAAACCCGAAGCAGTCAAGGACCTTAAAAAGCATTTAAAAACTTGTCAAGAATTAAATGCACAAGTTATGAGAATTGTTGTCTCCAGCCTGGCTTTCCGACATGAACCTCATGGCCCTCAAATCGAAAAAGTATCAAAAATTCTTCAAGATGTTATGCCCCTATTTGAAGATTATGGCGTAAAATTAGGCATAGAAAACCATTTTGATTTTACTTCTGATGAATTGCTTGAGATTATTGAGAAAGTTGGTTCTTCTAAACTCGGGGTAACCTTCGATTCCGGTAATGCTCTTCGTATTGGAGAGGACCCAATTGAGGCTGCCCGTAAACTATTCGATAAAATATTTGCTACTCACATCAAAGATGTTGCTCCTCTATATGGTGGGAATCCATCCGACTGGTATTTCTTTGCCAGTGTACCGGCAGGAAGGGGCATTATCGACTTTCCCGGTTTGGTTCAGGTTTTTAAAGATAATCATTATCAAGAGAGTTTGACCTTAGAAATTGATTATTTAGATCCAAAGTATGGGGATGAAGATCAAGCTGTTACTGAGAGTATAAAATATTTACAGAAAATTACTGTGTGATAGGTGAATTCCATGGATCAAAAGGGTTTTTTCCAGGTAGATTACTCAAAATCGGACTTTATTGAAGTGAAGATTGGTATGTTGGGATATGGTTTTATGGGACAAGTTCATTCTAATGCATTTATAAAAGTTCCTTTCAGTTTTTCCGATCCGGTTGCCCGACCTGTCCTATTGGCAATATGTGGTCGTAATCAAAAAAAAGTTGAAGATACTGCGCGCAGGTTTGGTTACAAAGAGTATTGTCTTGATTGGCAACTACTGGCTAAAGATCCCCGGATTGACATTTTTGATAACTGTACACCAGACGATTGGCATTATCTTCCTTCCATAGTAGCCATGGAGAACGGAAAACATGTTATATGTGAAAAGCCTTTATCTTTAAAGCTTGAAGAAGCTTTCCAAATGGCTCAGAAAGCTCGGGAAACTAAAATTAAGACGATGTGTTGTTATAATTATCGTTTTCTTCCTGCGGTTCGATTTGCACACCAGCTTATTAAACAGGGAATATTGGGAAAAATTTACCAGTTCCGAGCCAAATACTTACAACAACAAGGACACAATCCTTTTGAGCACATTGAAAAGGTGTGGTACGCTCATGGTACCAAATCTGGAATTCTTATGGGAATCGGAAGCCATATTATTGATATGGCACACTTTTTAATTGGCGAAATAACAGCGGTCAGCGGATTAAGAAAAACATATAATCAGATGCGGAAAGATTGTTCGGGTAAGTCTAACCCAGTTTCTGCAGATGAATGTACCATTGCAATTTTGGAATTTAAAAATGGCGCAATTGGGACAATTGAATCATCAGGAGTAAGTACCGGGAGAAAGAACTATCAAGGTTGGGAAATTAATGGTTCCAAAGGGAGTATAGTTTTTGATCTTGAAGATTTAAACCACTTGCAAGTCTATTCTACCGATGCTAACCCACCTGAAATCCAAGGTTTTAGTAATGTTTTAGTAACTGATTCCGAGCATCCGTTACAAATAAATTATTTGCCTTCTGGTCATAATCAAGGTTGGGAATATGGACATGTTCATGCTCTTCATCATTTTTTAGATTGTGTAGTTAATGACAAGCCCGTGGAACCATTGGGAGCTTCCTTTCAAGATGGATATCGGGTCCAAGTAGTGATTGAAGCCATCAACCAATCTTCAGCAAGAGGCAAACGAGTTGAAATTAAAGAGTTTGGACGGGATATTTGAATTTATTTCTTAAGAGAAAAGGTTACCTGGAGGCAAGTCGAAAACATTTATTTGAAGATGGACATCCATGCTGCATAGCAGCGCCAGATGAGGATGAAAATACCTACCCAGGAATCGTTTCCCCCTTTAGAAAAGGGGGTTAGGGGGATTTGATTTTTTACTGTTCCGTCATTGCGAGAAGCGTCTTAGGCGACGTGGCAGTCTCATTTTTAAAAACAGTGAGCCGTGAGAAGTGAGCCGTGAGTCGAATAAAAGAAACAGCGATTGATGATCATAACGACTATCTGGTGATCCTTTTTAGAAAGACTTGAAGATTTTATTCTTAATCATATTTTTGAATTAAAAAAGAAAAAGATGAGATCCTCACGGCTTCTTAATACGAAGCCTCAGGATGACGGTATTTTTAAGCATTAGTGTATTTTCAGGATAAACCCTCACGCTGCATAGCAGCACTAGATGAGGATGAAAATAACTCATTTAGAAATGAATCTCCCCCTTTAGAAAAGGGGGTTAGGGGGGGATTTGATTTTTTACTGTTCCGTCATTGCGAGGAACGAAGTGACGTGGCAATCTCATTTAGCTATTTTTTTAAAAAATAATTAAAGGATGACCGATTTAAGAATTTATTTGATGATATTTTCAGGATAAACCCTCATGCCACTTTGTGGCACCAGATGAAGGTGAAAACAAGGATTCGACATGCCATGGCATGTCGCTACATTATATGAAGATCGGGCGCAATAAATTGCGCCCCTCCATTTTATATTCTTTTGTAGGGGCTTAATTTATCTCGCCCGTAGGTTTTCAAGATAGATATTTACTAATAATGGTGGTAATCGATTTGGAGTTCAATCAATCAGGAGGTTTTTCTTTTGAATGAAAATCAGCCCCTCTTAAAGATTATAGATGTTTCGAAGAGTTTTCCAGG
Protein-coding sequences here:
- a CDS encoding sugar phosphate isomerase/epimerase family protein, encoding MKIGIDSYCYHRYFGEVYDFQQNPGKRITFDQFLKRSSELGVDVVSLETCFFPENEKDFLKKLKDQLIELKLDPVVAWGHPDGFEGGKKPEAVKDLKKHLKTCQELNAQVMRIVVSSLAFRHEPHGPQIEKVSKILQDVMPLFEDYGVKLGIENHFDFTSDELLEIIEKVGSSKLGVTFDSGNALRIGEDPIEAARKLFDKIFATHIKDVAPLYGGNPSDWYFFASVPAGRGIIDFPGLVQVFKDNHYQESLTLEIDYLDPKYGDEDQAVTESIKYLQKITV
- a CDS encoding Gfo/Idh/MocA family protein, whose amino-acid sequence is MDQKGFFQVDYSKSDFIEVKIGMLGYGFMGQVHSNAFIKVPFSFSDPVARPVLLAICGRNQKKVEDTARRFGYKEYCLDWQLLAKDPRIDIFDNCTPDDWHYLPSIVAMENGKHVICEKPLSLKLEEAFQMAQKARETKIKTMCCYNYRFLPAVRFAHQLIKQGILGKIYQFRAKYLQQQGHNPFEHIEKVWYAHGTKSGILMGIGSHIIDMAHFLIGEITAVSGLRKTYNQMRKDCSGKSNPVSADECTIAILEFKNGAIGTIESSGVSTGRKNYQGWEINGSKGSIVFDLEDLNHLQVYSTDANPPEIQGFSNVLVTDSEHPLQINYLPSGHNQGWEYGHVHALHHFLDCVVNDKPVEPLGASFQDGYRVQVVIEAINQSSARGKRVEIKEFGRDI